The sequence below is a genomic window from Flavobacterium lipolyticum.
TTAAGCCCAAAAAGAAATAAATTCCTAAAAATTCTACCTCATTAAGGGAAGAGTTCCTGATGAAAAGCAGTATGTTTTTTTTGGAATTTTTATAAATTATAGGCAAAATCATTTTTTATTTCTTCCATCACAAATGAACTTTGAACATTTGAAATCCCTTTGATAACCGATAATTTATCGATCACAAACTTTTGGTATTCGTTCATATCATTGACCGCCACTTTCAGTAAAAAATCATAATTCCCGGACACGTGAAAACAACCCATTATTTCGGGCAATACCAGAATATGCTGTTTAAAATCATCTATCAATTCTCGTGAGTGCACCGCCAAAGTAACCTGACAGTATACACTGATTGATTTCCCAATTTTTTCAGAATCCAGCAAAGCGACATAATTCTTGATGTACTGCTTTTGTTCCAGTTTTTTGATTCTCTCAAAGGTGGGAGAAACAGATAAGCCTATTTTATCGGCAATTTCTTTGGTATTTTGCTTCGCATCTTGCTGCAAAAGCATCAATATTTTTTTATCTATGGCATCCATCTCAGAATAATTATATGGTTTTAGAAAAAAGAAATAGTAAATTCAATATTAAAAAACTTAATTATGATTCAAATTTAGAATTATATTTTGAGTTTTATTGTTAATAAAGAATATTAAACCATAAAAAGTACATTTACA
It includes:
- a CDS encoding Lrp/AsnC family transcriptional regulator, with the protein product MDAIDKKILMLLQQDAKQNTKEIADKIGLSVSPTFERIKKLEQKQYIKNYVALLDSEKIGKSISVYCQVTLAVHSRELIDDFKQHILVLPEIMGCFHVSGNYDFLLKVAVNDMNEYQKFVIDKLSVIKGISNVQSSFVMEEIKNDFAYNL